In Passer domesticus isolate bPasDom1 chromosome 7, bPasDom1.hap1, whole genome shotgun sequence, one genomic interval encodes:
- the RGS18 gene encoding regulator of G-protein signaling 18 isoform X2, which translates to MENPLLLFPQLNISASKDKPYYKVTKSAIKEEPHKASKPGAKQKRNRLSLLLQKPEFHESDHLGKPGNLTKAASVSPEEAVKWGESFDKLLSEKAGLDAFTKFLKTEFSEENIEFWIACEDYKKSKNAHELLPKAKTIFETFIQKDAPKEVNLDFHTKEVTSQSMGQPLRSTFDAAQSTVYRLMEQDSYPRFLRSAPYLGLLQARPAARAPLRRRSRSFTVSDFKGVRPDLTVW; encoded by the exons ATGGAGAACCCACTTCTTTTATTCCCCCAACTCAACATTTCTGCTTCAAAGGATAAACCCTATTACAAAGTCACAAAATCAGCAATTAAGGAAGAGCCACACAAAGCAAGCAAGCCTGG AGCTAAGCAGAAGAGAAATAGGCTgagcctgctcctgcagaaacctGAATTCCATGAAAGTGATCACCTTGGCAAACCTGGAAACTTGACAAAAGCAGCAAG TGTGTCTCCTGAAGAAGCAGTGAAATGGGGAGAGTCTTTTGACAAACTGCTTTCTGAGAAAG ctgggctggatgcCTTCACAAAGTTTCTGAAAACTGAGTTCAGTGAGGAGAACATCGAGTTCTGGATAGCCTGCGAGGAttacaagaaaagcaaaaatgcaCATGAACTTCTGCCAAAAGCCAAGACCATTTTTGAAACATTCATACAGAAAGATGCTCCAAAAGAG GTGAATCTCGACTTTCACACCAAGGAAGTCACAAGCCAGAgcatggggcagcccctgcgCAGCACCTTCGACGCGGCGCAGAGCACGGTGTACCGGCTGATGGAGCAGGACAGCTACCCGCGCTTCCTGCGCTCCGCTCCCTACCTGGGCCTGCTGCAGGCCCGGCCCGCGGCCCgcgccccgctccgccgccgctcccgctcctTCACCGTCAGCGACTTCAAGGGTGTGCGGCCGGACCTCACCGTGTGGtga
- the RGS18 gene encoding regulator of G-protein signaling 18 isoform X1, producing the protein MENPLLLFPQLNISASKDKPYYKVTKSAIKEEPHKASKPGAKQKRNRLSLLLQKPEFHESDHLGKPGNLTKAASSVSPEEAVKWGESFDKLLSEKAGLDAFTKFLKTEFSEENIEFWIACEDYKKSKNAHELLPKAKTIFETFIQKDAPKEVNLDFHTKEVTSQSMGQPLRSTFDAAQSTVYRLMEQDSYPRFLRSAPYLGLLQARPAARAPLRRRSRSFTVSDFKGVRPDLTVW; encoded by the exons ATGGAGAACCCACTTCTTTTATTCCCCCAACTCAACATTTCTGCTTCAAAGGATAAACCCTATTACAAAGTCACAAAATCAGCAATTAAGGAAGAGCCACACAAAGCAAGCAAGCCTGG AGCTAAGCAGAAGAGAAATAGGCTgagcctgctcctgcagaaacctGAATTCCATGAAAGTGATCACCTTGGCAAACCTGGAAACTTGACAAAAGCAGCAAG CAGTGTGTCTCCTGAAGAAGCAGTGAAATGGGGAGAGTCTTTTGACAAACTGCTTTCTGAGAAAG ctgggctggatgcCTTCACAAAGTTTCTGAAAACTGAGTTCAGTGAGGAGAACATCGAGTTCTGGATAGCCTGCGAGGAttacaagaaaagcaaaaatgcaCATGAACTTCTGCCAAAAGCCAAGACCATTTTTGAAACATTCATACAGAAAGATGCTCCAAAAGAG GTGAATCTCGACTTTCACACCAAGGAAGTCACAAGCCAGAgcatggggcagcccctgcgCAGCACCTTCGACGCGGCGCAGAGCACGGTGTACCGGCTGATGGAGCAGGACAGCTACCCGCGCTTCCTGCGCTCCGCTCCCTACCTGGGCCTGCTGCAGGCCCGGCCCGCGGCCCgcgccccgctccgccgccgctcccgctcctTCACCGTCAGCGACTTCAAGGGTGTGCGGCCGGACCTCACCGTGTGGtga
- the RGS18 gene encoding regulator of G-protein signaling 18 isoform X4: MENPLLLFPQLNISASKDKPYYKVTKSAIKEEPHKASKPGVSPEEAVKWGESFDKLLSEKAGLDAFTKFLKTEFSEENIEFWIACEDYKKSKNAHELLPKAKTIFETFIQKDAPKEVNLDFHTKEVTSQSMGQPLRSTFDAAQSTVYRLMEQDSYPRFLRSAPYLGLLQARPAARAPLRRRSRSFTVSDFKGVRPDLTVW; the protein is encoded by the exons ATGGAGAACCCACTTCTTTTATTCCCCCAACTCAACATTTCTGCTTCAAAGGATAAACCCTATTACAAAGTCACAAAATCAGCAATTAAGGAAGAGCCACACAAAGCAAGCAAGCCTGG TGTGTCTCCTGAAGAAGCAGTGAAATGGGGAGAGTCTTTTGACAAACTGCTTTCTGAGAAAG ctgggctggatgcCTTCACAAAGTTTCTGAAAACTGAGTTCAGTGAGGAGAACATCGAGTTCTGGATAGCCTGCGAGGAttacaagaaaagcaaaaatgcaCATGAACTTCTGCCAAAAGCCAAGACCATTTTTGAAACATTCATACAGAAAGATGCTCCAAAAGAG GTGAATCTCGACTTTCACACCAAGGAAGTCACAAGCCAGAgcatggggcagcccctgcgCAGCACCTTCGACGCGGCGCAGAGCACGGTGTACCGGCTGATGGAGCAGGACAGCTACCCGCGCTTCCTGCGCTCCGCTCCCTACCTGGGCCTGCTGCAGGCCCGGCCCGCGGCCCgcgccccgctccgccgccgctcccgctcctTCACCGTCAGCGACTTCAAGGGTGTGCGGCCGGACCTCACCGTGTGGtga
- the RGS18 gene encoding regulator of G-protein signaling 18 isoform X3, producing the protein MENPLLLFPQLNISASKDKPYYKVTKSAIKEEPHKASKPGSVSPEEAVKWGESFDKLLSEKAGLDAFTKFLKTEFSEENIEFWIACEDYKKSKNAHELLPKAKTIFETFIQKDAPKEVNLDFHTKEVTSQSMGQPLRSTFDAAQSTVYRLMEQDSYPRFLRSAPYLGLLQARPAARAPLRRRSRSFTVSDFKGVRPDLTVW; encoded by the exons ATGGAGAACCCACTTCTTTTATTCCCCCAACTCAACATTTCTGCTTCAAAGGATAAACCCTATTACAAAGTCACAAAATCAGCAATTAAGGAAGAGCCACACAAAGCAAGCAAGCCTGG CAGTGTGTCTCCTGAAGAAGCAGTGAAATGGGGAGAGTCTTTTGACAAACTGCTTTCTGAGAAAG ctgggctggatgcCTTCACAAAGTTTCTGAAAACTGAGTTCAGTGAGGAGAACATCGAGTTCTGGATAGCCTGCGAGGAttacaagaaaagcaaaaatgcaCATGAACTTCTGCCAAAAGCCAAGACCATTTTTGAAACATTCATACAGAAAGATGCTCCAAAAGAG GTGAATCTCGACTTTCACACCAAGGAAGTCACAAGCCAGAgcatggggcagcccctgcgCAGCACCTTCGACGCGGCGCAGAGCACGGTGTACCGGCTGATGGAGCAGGACAGCTACCCGCGCTTCCTGCGCTCCGCTCCCTACCTGGGCCTGCTGCAGGCCCGGCCCGCGGCCCgcgccccgctccgccgccgctcccgctcctTCACCGTCAGCGACTTCAAGGGTGTGCGGCCGGACCTCACCGTGTGGtga